Proteins from a single region of Sphingomonas morindae:
- a CDS encoding amidohydrolase family protein, giving the protein MKALLLGLAGLIATAPAVAETIAITGGTVAIGDGSAPIPDGIVLVRDGRILAAGAGVAIPPEARRIDARGKWVSPGLVAGLTNIGLSDAEGIEESNDVSARGAPFHAAIDIAPAVNPDAAILGNERLGGITRAVLTPDAAGSIFAGQGAVIGLGAGAPPVLKARAFQYVEFGEEGAQLAGGSRPAAFAVLHDALAEAEEYRRNPTAFGGRERDSLVKRGDAEALLPVLDGRQPLLVHVERASDIRAVLALTTRYPRLRLVLVGATEGWRVAPEIAAAHVPVIAAALADLPERFERLSATESNVGRLRQAGVTVALSSVDASAPAPMQRNLKQFAGNLVAIGKLPGATGLSWGEALATITARPAEILGLGGEIGSLRPGRRADIVLWDGDPLELASAPVALFIDGRPQPMRSRQTELRDRYLTPQEGALPKAYQW; this is encoded by the coding sequence GTGAAGGCGCTGCTGCTTGGCCTGGCGGGCCTGATCGCCACCGCCCCGGCGGTCGCCGAAACGATCGCCATCACCGGCGGCACCGTCGCGATCGGCGATGGCTCGGCGCCGATCCCGGACGGCATCGTGCTGGTGCGCGACGGCCGCATCCTCGCCGCCGGCGCCGGCGTGGCGATCCCTCCAGAGGCGCGGCGGATCGACGCGCGCGGCAAATGGGTGTCGCCCGGCCTCGTCGCCGGCCTCACCAATATCGGCCTGTCCGACGCCGAGGGCATCGAGGAGAGCAACGATGTGTCGGCGCGCGGCGCGCCCTTCCATGCCGCGATCGACATCGCCCCCGCGGTCAATCCCGATGCCGCGATCCTCGGCAATGAGCGGCTCGGCGGCATCACCCGCGCGGTGCTGACGCCGGACGCGGCGGGATCGATCTTCGCCGGGCAGGGGGCGGTGATCGGGCTGGGCGCCGGTGCGCCGCCGGTGCTCAAGGCGCGCGCCTTCCAATATGTCGAATTCGGCGAGGAGGGCGCGCAGCTGGCGGGCGGCAGCCGACCCGCGGCGTTCGCGGTGCTGCACGACGCGCTCGCCGAGGCCGAGGAGTATCGCCGCAACCCCACCGCCTTTGGCGGACGCGAGCGCGATTCGCTGGTGAAGCGCGGCGATGCCGAGGCGCTGCTGCCCGTGCTGGACGGGCGGCAGCCGCTGCTCGTCCATGTCGAGCGCGCGAGCGACATTCGCGCGGTGCTGGCGCTCACCACGCGCTACCCCCGGCTGCGGCTGGTGCTGGTGGGCGCCACCGAGGGCTGGCGCGTCGCCCCCGAAATCGCCGCCGCCCATGTCCCCGTCATCGCCGCGGCGCTCGCCGATCTGCCCGAGCGGTTCGAGCGGCTGTCGGCGACGGAGAGCAATGTCGGCCGGCTGCGCCAGGCCGGCGTCACCGTCGCACTGTCCAGCGTCGATGCCAGCGCGCCCGCGCCGATGCAGCGCAATCTCAAGCAGTTCGCGGGCAATCTCGTGGCGATCGGCAAGCTGCCCGGCGCCACCGGGCTGAGCTGGGGCGAGGCGCTCGCCACCATCACCGCGCGGCCGGCGGAGATACTCGGCCTGGGCGGCGAGATCGGCTCGCTGCGGCCCGGCCGGCGCGCGGACATCGTCCTGTGGGATGGCGATCCGCTCGAACTCGCCTCGGCGCCGGTGGCGCTGTTCATCGACGGGCGCCCGCAGCCCATGCGCTCGCGCCAGACCGAGCTGCGCGACCGCTACCTCACGCCGCAGGAAGGCGCGCTGCCCAAGGCCTATCAATGGTGA